The following proteins are co-located in the Gossypium hirsutum isolate 1008001.06 chromosome A02, Gossypium_hirsutum_v2.1, whole genome shotgun sequence genome:
- the LOC107952664 gene encoding putative RING-H2 finger protein ATL21B — MALFQIFFFVVFSFISPLVQSSTSTEICPVFCGDKLIRFPFRLSNQPDRCGYPRFNLTCKNQTKTILTLPFSGEFIVENIDYLYQSIWINDPDYCIPRRFFKGLNLSGTPFEAQDLESYVFLNCSNGAIPKQLPQVRYISCLSGETFSVIAFPANRLDEYRSLSWTCMNIGKVLVPAWDPNYGMRLRLKEPDCLYCEIGGGNCMFKSDTGLDIRCSGGFRSGIPRSAIFGISFGVGIFLICVLRLVCHLRRKANNIYNDYQHHNLEISGPAVVRPRSATDDAKGLDGPSIEAYPITLLGESRRLPRPSDNTCSICLCEYQANEKLRTIPDCKHYFHAICIDEWLKLNAACPICRNTPQTSTPAA, encoded by the exons ATGGCTCTTTTCCAAATCTTCTTCTTTGTAGTCTTCTCCTTCATTTCCCCCTTGGTTCAATCATCAACAAGCACTGAAATTTGCCCAGTTTTTTGTGGTGATAAATTGATTCGCTTCCCTTTTCGTCTTAGCAACCAACCCGATCGCTGTGGCTATCCTCGCTTCAATCTCACATGCAAAAATCAAACTAAAACAATCCTCACCCTTCCATTTTCCGGTGAATTCATAGTCGAAAACATCGATTATTTGTATCAAAGTATATGGATAAACGACCCTGATTATTGCATCCCAAGACGTTTCTTCAAGGGTCTTAACCTCTCCGGCACTCCTTTTGAAGCTCAAGACCTTGAAAGCTATGTGTTTCTAAATTGCTCAAATGGTGCAATACCGAAACAACTTCCCCAAGTTAGGTATATTTCGTGTCTTAGCGGGGAAACATTCTCTGTTATAGCCTTTCCAGCGAATCGTCTTGATGAGTATAGATCATTATCATGGACGTGTATGAATATAGGTAAGGTTTTAGTTCCAGCTTGGGATCCTAACTATGGTATGAGATTAAGATTGAAGGAACCCGATTGCCTGTATTGTGAAATCGGCGGTGGGAATTGCATGTTCAAGAGTGATACGGGTTTGGATATCCGGTGCTCCGGTGGTTTTAGATCTG GTATCCCAAGAAGTGCTATATTCGGTATAAGTTTTGGAGTGGGAATATTCCTTATATGCGTTCTGCGGCTTGTATGTCATCTCCGAAGGAAGGCTAACAATATTTACAATGACTATCAACACCATAACCTAGAAATCTCCGGTCCAGCCGTTGTCCGACCCCGATCAGCTACTGATGATGCCAAAGGGCTTGATGGACCAAGTATCGAGGCCTATCCTATAACTTTGCTTGGTGAAAGCCGGCGATTACCGAGGCCTAGTGATAACACTTGCTCAATATGTCTTTGTGAATATCAAGCTAATGAGAAATTAAGGACTATTCCAGATTGCAAGCATTATTTTCATGCCATTTGTATCGATGAGTGGTTAAAATTAAATGCCGCTTGTCCAATATGTCGTAACACTCCACAAACATCTACTCCAGCGGCATAG